Genomic DNA from Danaus plexippus chromosome 16 unlocalized genomic scaffold, MEX_DaPlex mxdp_23, whole genome shotgun sequence:
tggtaAGGTATTTCGAAACAAAAATGACAGCACAATATGGCCGGAGATTAAGAAATCGTTTGCAATTCTTATTTACAACATCAAATCAAGTATTGACGTGGAATTGATGTTTGCATCGTAGAGATGTTCTCTGTGATAAAAAGACGTACTCGTATAGatgtattaatttcattcttcCCGTTTTTAAGGGTCCCATATCGTAAAAAGTCAGGATAGCAACACTTTATGagactttattgttttaagggatttttgtttaaattgacaaccctacaaaatttttgacaaCCTTACATTTGTTATGccacataaatatgttttatatattcgcatattaaacaaatgttttattttccatgTATCTTatctttaaatgaatttaaatatatttaaaattgtcttcGGTAAAAAAAGTTTAGCAACAAAatcagataaatataaaattattggcaCAGAtcatattagtaaaattaattccacAGAAAAGAGTATTCATTCTATGCGAACTCCTTTGTCTTAATTATTGCACAGATGATAATTAGATAACGTTTTGTTTCAACAAGCTGTATGGAATAACGCCGGCCTGTATTATTAGCCCATTGTTATTGGACCTTCTTTAACGAACGGAAGTTCCGGGTTTTGTTTGGAAAATTAGGGGgacctattttaataataatttgaatataatagacgatataaatctatagagctttatacacaataattaataatacatatatataaaatatgtcacattataaaataaattaaagttttagtaagtaattattacaattttagtaaccatattttttttccctaaATTCTATGTATAACTgtcacaatatataatattcttcattataattttaatataataaacaaaaaaatttatatctttatctgAAATGTTTATCCGTCGTATCTCATTGTGTGAATTAAGGCATTGTTTGAATTCTTACAGCTCGGCtcctttcaaattatttaaatttaactgatATCATCATCCCGAGGAGGTGTTGCGTTTTAAAATAcggttacatttaaaaatataataaaaaatttaactacgTTTCCGTTATAAATAATCACTTATATGttagtacatattatatacttagtCAAAAGCTAGAACACTCGTATACTGTGACTGTTGTTAGGTGATAAGTAATagtttagttagttagtttatAGGAAATAACTTAGTTGATGTTATTTAGTCACGATTAATCAATTCCATCGAACATCACCGGTAACATAAACCTTTGTTTTCGACgctttaactattataaaattcagttACAAGTCTAATAGGATAACAATTTAGATGAACAAATCATTTCAAGGGACTACAAAACCTAACATTAAGATTATTtgcattatatgaaatttatattttcttatactcTTGGAAAAATCTAGCAAACGGTTCTTATTACCAATGACAGGATAGTAGGAGTTATGCGAAGAGTATTGTAGCTTTAAGACTTATAAGTTTGtggaaagaaatattaagtaGTAAGActgttaagaataaatattgagaaatgttaagaattattaaatattacttttaagtcCGACATAGAAGAGGATTGATCACATCCAGTGATCTTTATATACTACCaatatggaaaattatattccactatatatatataaaatgctatgaatttagataaataaaaatttctatgactttaggtaaaaaaaaatataaaatttttgaaagatcataatttagttataataaataaatattatagttctAAGCGATTGTGTTACATACTACGGATTTACTTTAATGTATTTGATCTCGTTAAAACATTGACCGTATTATGAAAGTGTAAGTGAGAACGCATAGAGCTAAAAACTGTTAGAccagattatttattaattcacaattattaaattttctttatatttttaatcaaaaatcactggaagtttatatttaaatttggctAACAAAGTATTATTCTAAGTtaaagaaagtaaaatattaaaatacttattttttttaattaactaaaaatttctgttaaatatataaaattctttaaattattatattttcatttatatattatatttgccgGCTCTAGTAGTTTATAGATTATGCCCAAAATCTGTTCCACTTGTTCATTGGTTGGGTACATCTCGTTATACAAGTTACCTAACATTCGCATCTTGGTTATACCGCGTCAACTATGGACATAGCACACTTAAAATACAtctataatacttttaattttttttttgttttttcacaAAAGGTTTTAACTTAtgtaaaaactaaacaaaatttaattaatatataagaacataaaaaattatagttatcaccaattaaaacaaaatttataaattaaaataattcgaaAATTTTACACAGTGTAGAGCTCTTTCGTTATTGGATAAAGACCAATACTTATAATTCAGACACAGATTgtcaatatttatgaaaataatttataaacactaaTTATGTACTAGTCGAAGTTACGACAAGTTCACAGTGTTTGTTGTTGTATTGCTAATATCAACGAAGTGTGAGTTAATAAGAACGTGCGTATATAGAAACTTTGAAGTATAAAAACGGACGGagaaatttaatgatatccATTCGAGTCATACATTTAGACAAACAAACTAACAATGAAATTGGTATGTATTagccaattaaaataatacgattatttaatattaaattaatttaaaattataattaatatataaatataatatctgtgATTTAGTTTAAGTGTCTACCCAATTTATTGTTCATAAATTatgactttaattaattttaaattaattattaattttataatgttttcgtttatttcttttcagcTAGCATCTTTTACTTCAATCCTGGCTGCAGCATCAGCTGGCCAAATTTTTAGCCAACCACAGGCTGAGCACTACGCTAAGGCTGCTGATATATACCAATCAGCTGTTGAGTACCAGCCGGCTGTTTACAGCGGCCAATCGCAGGCTTTCGCTGGACATAATATAGCCTATCAGGAGCGTCCCTCAGCTGAGAAGTCCGCAAAAATCCTGTCTTATCATTCTGAAAACGACGGTCAAAACTACCACTACGCTTATGAGACTGAAAATGGTAAGTATATTAACGAGACGGTCAAAATGCCGTTCATTTTATTACAGCCACTGTTGTAGATGTCATCTATAAGATTCTTCCTATTATTGCAGGGATTAAAGCTCAAGAAGCTGGTCACGCTGGCAAAAGCACTCAAGCCGAAGGAGCTTTTTCCTACACCGGGGATGATGGCCAAACTTACACTGTGACGTATACCGCTGATGAGCATGGATTCCATGCACAGGGGGCGCATCTCCCAACATCTCCCCCCATCCCCGAGGCCATATTGAAATCCTTAGAGCAGAATGCTAAAGATGAAGCTAGTGGCATCTACGATGATGGCAAGTCTATGTTTTATctgagtattatttataagtttttgtaaatttttcattcgtTACACTGTACTATTCACTATTCACTATTACTATTACTATTACTGAATATGCCTATCGTGAgttattttgcaatatataacattttatattccatttttatattagtgaGACTGAACACTATAATTTAATCCAAATGTCATTAATCTAATCTATATTCTGTATCCGCTAACTATAATTAATgacttgtatttatttattgcgcAATCCAACTGGTCTATAATAGTTTCATACACTTATGTAATGAAGACATACCTCGGAGGCTCTGAGGGCattgaaaagtaatttaaatcgaGTTATCTGTCGGACAATcagtttattctatatataaacatactaGAAACAATAAACATGAAACGTTGAGAGCAAAATACTagtaaaaaaaaggatttctttcaataaattgATGTTGACGATAATACATACCGAATtcgctttaaaaataatacatgacATTTACTATACTAATATCgcttttctaaatatattttaatgttcataTAAAACGTCAaagaa
This window encodes:
- the LOC116771858 gene encoding cuticle protein 3-like, which codes for MKLLASFTSILAAASAGQIFSQPQAEHYAKAADIYQSAVEYQPAVYSGQSQAFAGHNIAYQERPSAEKSAKILSYHSENDGQNYHYAYETENGIKAQEAGHAGKSTQAEGAFSYTGDDGQTYTVTYTADEHGFHAQGAHLPTSPPIPEAILKSLEQNAKDEASGIYDDGHYHDQQQHQQQQQQHQQQLQQQHQQQLQQQHQQQLQQQHQQQYQAQSYEGYQQEAYEAAAAGAGYHH